From the Homo sapiens chromosome 1, GRCh38.p14 Primary Assembly genome, one window contains:
- the TEDDM1 gene encoding transmembrane epididymal protein 1, translating into MILKGCLLYPLCSPRNKQRCARLWKIAYGGLLKIVTGSLLTFYVVLCLDGGMVLMRKQVPSRFMYPKEWQHLTMFILLTLNGCVDFMSKNVLPQRCVGLEKGTLVLIIYELLLLMVSHVKDSEGVELHVYSLLILVVFLLLLVLTAELWAPNMCHLQLMETFLILMMGSWLMQAGFILYRPVSGYPWQDDDISDIMFVTTFFCWHVMINASFLLGIYGFSSFWYHCFRPSLKLTGPKEAPYYASTPGPLYKLLQEVEQSEKEDQALLLPKSSP; encoded by the coding sequence ATGATACTCAAAGGTTGTCTCCTGTATCCTTTGTGCTCTCCCAGGAATAAGCAAAGATGTGCCAGGCTGTGGAAAATAGCCTATGGAGGATTACTAAAGATAGTGACTGGCTCCCTCTTAACATTTTATGTGGTTCTCTGTCTTGATGGCGGGATGGTGCTCATGAGGAAGCAAGTGCCATCAAGGTTCATGTACCCCAAAGAGTGGCAGCACCTCACCATGTTCATCCTCCTCACTCTTAATGGCTGTGTGGACTTCATGAGCAAGAATGTGCTGCCTCAGAGGTGTGTGGGCCTAGAAAAAGGTACCCTGGTCCTGATCATCTACGAGCTCCTGCTGCTGATGGTGTCACATGTTAAAGATTCAGAAGGGGTGGAGCTGCACGTTTATTCTCTGCTCATCTTGGTGGTGTTCCTGCTGTTGCTGGTGTTGACTGCAGAGCTGTGGGCTCCCAACATGTGTCATCTCCAGCTGATGGAGACCTTTCTGATTCTGATGATGGGCTCCTGGCTGATGCAGGCAGGCTTTATTCTATACAGACCCGTCTCTGGCTACCCATGGCAGGACGATGACATCAGTGACATCATGTTTGTCACCACCTTCTTCTGCTGGCATGTGATGATCAATGCCTCATTCCTGTTGGGAATCTATGGCTTCTCTTCCTTTTGGTATCATTGTTTCAGACCCAGCTTGAAGCTGACTGGGCCCAAAGAAGCTCCATATTATGCAAGCACTCCAGGACCCCTCTACAAGTTGCTACAGGAAGTGGAGCAGTCAGAGAAAGAGGACCAGGCTCTCCTCCTTCCAAAGAGCTCCCCCTGA